From a region of the Methanofastidiosum sp. genome:
- a CDS encoding acylphosphatase produces MKSIMVYGTVQAVGFRPFVYRIAVENKVSGYVRNRGEYVEIVIDGAPHDVDNFIEDLNQKKPPLAKIDMLDISLKSSDENFKQGVFYIKESKSGSSGSASIIPPDICVCEDCQREMFEKTDRRFLYPFTNCTNCGPRFTIIKKTPYDREMTTMGHFKLCPDCLKEYKDVLDRRYHAEPVACPICGPHYSLFDRSRKKLENPIETAAKLFEDGKIIAIKGLGGYHIGCDASNEDAVAELRRRLGRPYQPFAIL; encoded by the coding sequence ATGAAAAGTATAATGGTCTATGGCACCGTCCAGGCGGTGGGATTTAGGCCATTTGTTTACAGGATTGCCGTTGAAAACAAGGTCAGTGGCTATGTGAGAAACAGAGGGGAATATGTAGAGATTGTTATTGATGGGGCCCCTCATGATGTGGATAATTTTATAGAAGATCTCAATCAAAAAAAACCGCCTTTGGCTAAGATTGATATGCTTGACATATCCCTCAAATCTTCTGATGAAAATTTCAAACAAGGCGTCTTTTACATCAAAGAAAGTAAAAGTGGGAGCTCTGGGTCCGCTTCAATAATACCCCCCGATATATGCGTCTGCGAGGACTGCCAGAGGGAGATGTTTGAAAAAACTGACAGACGATTTCTTTATCCATTTACTAACTGCACAAACTGCGGCCCGAGGTTTACCATAATCAAAAAGACCCCATACGACAGAGAAATGACGACGATGGGCCATTTTAAACTATGCCCAGATTGTCTTAAAGAGTACAAAGATGTCCTAGATAGAAGGTATCATGCGGAGCCTGTGGCATGCCCCATATGCGGACCTCATTATTCGCTTTTTGATAGGTCTAGGAAAAAACTAGAAAATCCCATTGAAACTGCAGCAAAGTTATTCGAAGATGGCAAAATCATCGCAATAAAAGGTCTTGGTGGATATCACATCGGGTGCGATGCTTCAAATGAAGATGCCGTGGCAGAGCTTAGGAGGAGACTTGGGAGACCTTACCAGCCTTTTGCAATTCTCG